The genomic segment GGGGGCGTGGCCAGATAACCGGGCCGAAATGAAACCACCTCGGCGTCGCTCTGATCCTCCAGTAGAAATTTACTGACCCGCAGTTCGCCAAGCACCGTCGCATTGCGGGTATCGCCATGCGCCTTTACCCGTGGCTGGTAGTCTGGATAGCGCTCGCTGCCATCGCCCAGGGGAACCGAGGCATACATGTCCGTATGGCTCACCGAGTGGCTGGCGATTTCCATCCCGCTGCGTCGCAGTTCGTCGATCATCTCCAGCGTTCTGTCGTTGAAGAATCCTTCGTCCTGATAATCGCGGTAGTACTTGGTCTGGATGAAGAACGTGCCGGGCACTTGCTGCCGTTGAAGCAGGTCGCGATAAGCCAGCAAGTGCTCCATCGAGTCCACATAGTCGACGTCGAAGGTCACCGCTGCTGCGAGCTGCTTACCCTGTGGCGCGGTATCCAGCGTAATCGCCAACGGCTCGCGTTGCCGGTACAGCTCGCGGATCCAGCGCAGCCAGACATCCACAGACGGTTCATAACCATTGGCGTAGCTGCGATATCCCTGGTCGTTTCGATCTCCGTGGGCACGCATGATAAAGAAGCCAAGGTCGAAGCCCAGCGCGTAGGCCGCGCCGCCACCGGCGTCCAGATGCCGCACCAGAGCCGGCGAGCCATCTTCGAAATGGGCCAGGGTTGAGCTCGCGCCTTCATAGACTTGTGTGCCGATCCAGCTATCGGGGTTTGCCTGATTGCCGAGCAACACCGACCGCTCGTGAGGGTGGCTTATCCAGCTCAGCGAAGGCTCGGAGGCTGACGCATCTTCGGCGAAATCGACACGGTAATGACTGCGCGACTCGCTCACCGAATCGAAGCCGAACAGATCTTGCAGGCCGCCACCGAGCACCTGGGTCGCCACCAGGGTTCCGCCATGAGTGACGTATCGGCGCAGCGTGAGGAGTGCTTTCTCGTCGAGGTGTCGTCCCGACAGGGCCGGGTAGGCGAACACCACCTTGTGTCGAGTAGCCTCGGCTGGATCCTGGGTGACGGTGAAAGGCACGCCGATGCTTTTCAGTCCATGCGCAAGCCCGAGCCAGGCGGAATCTTCATCGGTAAGCAAGATAGCCAGCCTCGACCGGCCGCCGCCCTGATAGCGGCGCCAGTCGGTGCGGGATGCCCCGGCGACTTGGCTGCGCGCTTCGGGGCCGTGAAGGGGCGTGAGACGCGTAAAGGTATTGCGCTCGATGAAAGCAATCACACCGAAGCCGATAAGGGCAGCGACGCCTAGGACAACGAGGATGCGAAAAAGAGTCGACGGGTGATACCAGCGCGGCACGCGAACCTCGACGTCTGGGATGGCTAGGAGGTAATTGACCGTACGGGTAAACCGCGACGGGGTCCAGTCTCAGCCTTTCGAAAGGAATTCAGAGGTCGTTGCCGAAAACCTCGGAACTCTTTTGATGGCCAATTGCTCTCAATATGGCTCGGGAACGTCTCCCGCGCTTATCTCCGTTGGCCAGTGCCGTTGTGCGGCTCGCGCGCAGCGCATGTGACTGGATGTCGAGCAAGGTGAAAGGAATGAAACGCTTTGTCGTACTGGATAGTTTTCGCGGTGTTTGTGCGGTTGCGGTGGTGTTGTTTCATACCCAGATCCTGCTGAGTTTTTCCGAGCTCAGTTTCTTTCGGCACGCTGATTTATTCGTCGAATTCTTTTTCGTACTGAGTGGTTTCGTCATGTTCCATGCGTACGGCACCCGCGAGTTCGGCCCGCAGGTGCTGAAACGCTTCGTCATCAGCCGGACGTTTCGCCTGTATCC from the Stutzerimonas stutzeri genome contains:
- a CDS encoding polysaccharide deacetylase family protein — translated: MPRWYHPSTLFRILVVLGVAALIGFGVIAFIERNTFTRLTPLHGPEARSQVAGASRTDWRRYQGGGRSRLAILLTDEDSAWLGLAHGLKSIGVPFTVTQDPAEATRHKVVFAYPALSGRHLDEKALLTLRRYVTHGGTLVATQVLGGGLQDLFGFDSVSESRSHYRVDFAEDASASEPSLSWISHPHERSVLLGNQANPDSWIGTQVYEGASSTLAHFEDGSPALVRHLDAGGGAAYALGFDLGFFIMRAHGDRNDQGYRSYANGYEPSVDVWLRWIRELYRQREPLAITLDTAPQGKQLAAAVTFDVDYVDSMEHLLAYRDLLQRQQVPGTFFIQTKYYRDYQDEGFFNDRTLEMIDELRRSGMEIASHSVSHTDMYASVPLGDGSERYPDYQPRVKAHGDTRNATVLGELRVSKFLLEDQSDAEVVSFRPGYLATPPGLPQAMEASGYRFGSSETAGNVTTHLPYRSNHDRRYERETSVFEFPITVEDEIAPAMDLRTDEAVTLAQQIATYGGSFVILVHPNEVDHKYRFLEDVIPRLKPFAWFGTLAQLGQWWAARDQLSLDVERDGSTLVVSLTAIEPISGISMQLPAEASVRDIEQIGSLLEGNRLLINHLPAGTTTIRLD